The Bacillaceae bacterium IKA-2 DNA window AATAAATGAAATGTTCCAGGATTTTGGACGAGCAATTCAACGTCCATTTGAGCGAAGCAGGTAACTAAATATAAGACAAAGAGGCTAGATGGCTAGCCTCTTTGTCGTTTAAATAAAACTTTATGGATAAAAGATCTAATAAATGGCAATAATATTTTTAGGCATGTAGACATGCTTTTTGTATGTAGCTTAATTTGCAGTTTCAATAATTTTAGATAATTAATGGCGGTGGTTAAAATGGTAACCAAAATAGGTAAATTATTAAAAAAAAATGCAAATATGGCCGGGGTATTAATAATTTTTTTCGTATTGAGCAGTATTTTTTTTATACTGTTTCAAGATGATAGTGAAACGATAACAGCGTCAGATTTACATAAAATTAGAGAAACAAGTAGAGAGAGTGTGAATGTGGCGGTTCCGGTCATGACTTCTTACGAACTGCTAGAGCCTAAAACGATTCAAGTAATATTATCAAGAATTTATTTAGACGGTGAAATTAGCGAAGAGGTTGTTGAAGAAACCATCCTCTCTATGGAAGATTTTTGGGCAGAGTATATTGAATGGGATTTAATTGATCAAGACGAAGCACAAGTAGTTTTTCAGCAAAAAATAAAGGATATATCTCCTCTAC harbors:
- a CDS encoding intercompartmental signaling factor BofC encodes the protein MVTKIGKLLKKNANMAGVLIIFFVLSSIFFILFQDDSETITASDLHKIRETSRESVNVAVPVMTSYELLEPKTIQVILSRIYLDGEISEEVVEETILSMEDFWAEYIEWDLIDQDEAQVVFQQKIKDISPLLKINGYFGISEQGILNIYEGKPSEEKVIQSFFQINTKKLKSHQYQELEKGIPVLSWDRYQKVIKKYKKLAGQEI